Proteins encoded within one genomic window of Guyparkeria hydrothermalis:
- a CDS encoding tRNA(Met) cytidine acetyltransferase TmcA, which yields MAATTLREDELRDALDAALPAWRRAGHRLPILISGCRDWALSAAQSLVSDDTLWVGPDAPASVRSTSLRRARESLGGECDRIVFNALSGFDPDALGAVAGLPRAGGCLILLAPPLADWSDREDPELARITPYPFTPADAGSAYIHRLIRLLAEQPVLWRVSEGQPLPPAPLPATHVGEPKLAEAPCRTPEQAEAVERILAVANGRPRRPLVLRSHRGRGKSSALGIAAARTLQMGLGDVLVTAPRREAARPLFERAAELLGVGMDANGAIPLGEHQLRFVPPDVLIEQGPSGRLLLVDEAAALPAGLLDDLFESHSRCVFATTEHGYEGSGRGFALRFLPRLEDRAVSVYHQRLTAPIRWAADDPLETLIDRLLLLDAEPADLPADGPLDPGPPRQLDRNALAVDEARLVELFGLLVSAHYRTTPRDLRQLLEAPGTQLWAIEADARILATAVVQDEGGLPASLAEAVFAGERRLHGHLLPQTLAAHAGQIDWPTLSGRRIQRIAVHPSARLRGLGRQLVAAIAKAARADGQDFLGVSFGAQDDLVDFWQACNLVGLHLGQHRDPASGEQAMVMATGLSPAGKKAIDHTARRLVDAFADRAAGPLRHADPARLVRLLASTPPIPLPSLDDLERRQIEACAYRQHHLDAALGPLRRLLPAALTRPAVVEAVTPDDRALLVGRFLQLGEEAALARRFDLAGRRQIEAACRQTLGQILAVLSH from the coding sequence ATGGCTGCCACCACTCTTCGCGAAGACGAGCTGCGCGACGCGCTCGATGCCGCCCTGCCCGCCTGGCGCCGGGCCGGGCACCGGCTGCCGATCCTGATCAGCGGCTGCCGCGACTGGGCCCTGAGCGCGGCGCAGTCGCTCGTCAGTGACGACACGCTCTGGGTCGGCCCGGATGCCCCCGCGTCGGTGCGATCGACGAGCTTGCGCCGCGCACGCGAATCGCTGGGCGGGGAATGCGACCGGATCGTGTTCAATGCCCTCTCGGGCTTCGATCCCGACGCCCTCGGTGCAGTCGCCGGCCTGCCCCGCGCCGGCGGCTGCCTGATCCTGCTCGCCCCGCCATTGGCCGACTGGTCCGACCGGGAGGACCCGGAACTCGCCCGGATCACGCCCTACCCGTTCACCCCGGCGGATGCCGGCTCGGCCTATATCCACCGCCTGATTCGCCTCTTGGCCGAACAGCCCGTGTTATGGAGGGTGAGCGAAGGCCAGCCGCTGCCACCGGCACCGCTTCCCGCCACGCATGTCGGCGAACCGAAACTGGCCGAGGCACCCTGCCGCACGCCCGAGCAGGCCGAAGCGGTCGAGCGTATTCTTGCCGTAGCCAACGGGCGCCCACGCCGACCGCTGGTGCTGCGCTCACACCGTGGTCGGGGGAAGAGCTCGGCGCTCGGCATCGCCGCGGCTCGAACCCTGCAGATGGGGCTGGGTGACGTACTGGTCACCGCACCTCGCCGCGAAGCGGCCAGGCCACTATTCGAACGAGCCGCCGAACTCCTCGGTGTCGGGATGGACGCCAACGGGGCAATCCCTCTCGGCGAACACCAGCTGCGCTTTGTGCCGCCCGATGTATTGATCGAGCAAGGTCCCTCGGGCCGCCTGCTGCTGGTCGACGAGGCCGCGGCCCTGCCCGCCGGCCTGCTCGACGACCTGTTCGAGAGCCACTCGCGTTGCGTGTTCGCCACCACCGAACACGGCTACGAGGGCAGCGGCCGCGGCTTCGCGCTGCGGTTCCTGCCACGTCTCGAGGATCGGGCGGTCTCGGTGTATCACCAACGGCTCACCGCACCGATACGCTGGGCGGCAGACGACCCGCTCGAGACCCTGATCGACCGACTGCTGCTTCTCGATGCCGAGCCGGCCGACCTGCCGGCGGATGGACCGCTCGACCCCGGCCCGCCACGGCAACTGGATCGCAACGCCCTGGCCGTCGACGAGGCCCGGCTGGTCGAGCTGTTCGGTCTGCTGGTCAGCGCCCATTACCGCACCACACCACGCGATCTGCGCCAGTTGCTCGAGGCACCCGGCACCCAGCTGTGGGCAATCGAGGCGGACGCCCGAATCCTGGCAACCGCCGTGGTACAGGACGAGGGCGGCTTGCCCGCATCGCTGGCCGAGGCGGTGTTTGCCGGCGAGCGGCGCCTGCACGGCCACCTGCTGCCGCAGACCCTCGCGGCACACGCCGGCCAGATCGACTGGCCGACGCTGTCCGGCCGACGGATCCAGCGCATCGCCGTGCATCCGTCGGCCCGCCTGCGCGGACTCGGCCGGCAGTTGGTGGCGGCCATCGCCAAGGCGGCCCGTGCCGACGGCCAGGATTTCCTCGGCGTGAGTTTCGGCGCACAGGACGACCTGGTCGACTTCTGGCAGGCCTGCAATCTCGTCGGCCTGCACCTCGGCCAGCACCGCGACCCGGCCTCCGGCGAACAGGCCATGGTCATGGCCACGGGGCTCTCGCCGGCCGGGAAAAAGGCGATCGACCACACTGCGCGCCGTCTGGTCGATGCCTTCGCCGACCGGGCCGCCGGCCCGCTGCGCCATGCCGACCCGGCCCGACTGGTACGGCTACTGGCAAGCACGCCGCCAATCCCCCTGCCGTCGCTCGACGACCTCGAACGCCGGCAAATCGAGGCCTGCGCCTACCGTCAGCATCATCTGGATGCCGCACTCGGCCCGTTGCGTCGCCTGCTGCCGGCGGCCCTGACACGACCGGCCGTGGTCGAGGCCGTCACTCCGGATGATCGCGCCCTGCTGGTCGGGCGCTTTCTGCAGCTTGGCGAGGAAGCAGCACTGGCCCGCCGCTTCGATCTTGCCGGACGACGCCAGATCGAGGCGGCCTGCCGACAAACCCTCGGCCAGATACTCGCGGTGCTGTCGCACTAG
- a CDS encoding 2-hydroxyacid dehydrogenase, which yields MKVAFFHTKPYDREAFEAERKGHEIDYFDQRLSEETVHLAQGYPAVCVFANDILNARVIHALVEGGTKVLALRCAGCNHVDFDAVGETGLRVVNVPAYSPNAVAEHAVALMQAVNRHLPRAVSQVRMGNYALHGLVGMDVVDKTVGVVGTGRIGTVFARILKQGFGAEVIAHDPYPNDECRAMGIDYVPLEDLLARSDIISLHCPLTEDSHHLIDAAAISRLKRGVLIVNTSRGAVIDTQAAIDGLKSGQIGGLGIDVYENEGPLFWEDRSDEPLTDDQFARLLGFQNAVVTGHQAFLTREALDQIAKQTLENLTCIETGVACERELTLAA from the coding sequence ATGAAAGTCGCTTTCTTCCATACCAAGCCCTACGATCGCGAGGCCTTCGAGGCCGAACGGAAAGGCCATGAGATCGACTACTTCGACCAGCGCCTGAGCGAAGAAACCGTCCATCTGGCCCAGGGCTATCCGGCGGTCTGCGTCTTCGCCAACGACATCCTTAATGCGCGGGTGATCCACGCCCTGGTCGAGGGCGGTACCAAGGTGCTCGCCCTGCGATGCGCCGGCTGCAACCACGTCGATTTCGACGCGGTCGGCGAGACCGGTCTGCGCGTGGTGAACGTTCCCGCCTACTCGCCCAACGCGGTCGCCGAACACGCCGTGGCACTGATGCAGGCCGTCAACCGCCACCTGCCGCGCGCCGTCTCGCAGGTCCGTATGGGCAACTACGCCCTGCACGGACTGGTCGGCATGGACGTGGTCGACAAGACGGTCGGCGTGGTCGGTACCGGGCGCATCGGCACGGTGTTCGCCCGCATTCTCAAGCAGGGATTTGGCGCCGAGGTCATCGCCCACGACCCGTATCCCAACGACGAATGTCGTGCGATGGGCATCGATTACGTCCCGCTGGAAGATCTGCTGGCGCGCTCGGACATCATCAGCCTGCACTGCCCGCTGACCGAGGACAGCCACCACCTGATCGACGCAGCGGCGATCTCGCGGCTCAAGCGAGGCGTGCTGATCGTCAACACCAGCCGCGGTGCGGTCATCGACACGCAGGCGGCCATCGACGGACTGAAATCCGGACAGATCGGCGGACTCGGCATCGACGTCTACGAGAACGAGGGTCCCCTCTTCTGGGAGGATCGCAGCGACGAGCCGCTCACCGATGACCAGTTCGCCCGGCTACTGGGGTTCCAGAACGCGGTGGTCACCGGCCACCAGGCCTTTCTGACCCGCGAGGCGCTGGACCAGATCGCGAAGCAGACGCTGGAAAACCTGACCTGCATCGAGACCGGCGTGGCTTGCGAGCGGGAACTCACCCTGGCGGCGTAG
- a CDS encoding YrbL family protein gives MDLLAPLTLAPLDPIGRGAQKLVYRHPEDPRVLVKVVNPDFITRHDRKDAFYKRRRRIGHYRAFEREVREHLASRARHAGRYAPCRHLQNILGMVDTDLGAALLVEAVLDENGQPAPSLADLRRRGEFGPREQQALDTFADWALTSNVLINDLSPDNLVWHQDGHFVLIDGMGDRAAIPVRSHSQWLNRRYKRKKIERLVQQIGPEAEPARRKHPVAIAIAILVALLGLIATQIDLLLD, from the coding sequence ATGGACCTGCTCGCCCCACTGACACTCGCTCCGCTCGACCCGATCGGTCGCGGGGCGCAGAAACTCGTCTACCGGCACCCGGAGGATCCGCGGGTGCTGGTGAAGGTGGTGAACCCCGATTTCATCACGCGCCATGACCGCAAGGACGCCTTCTACAAGCGCCGCCGGCGGATCGGCCACTACCGCGCCTTCGAGCGTGAAGTCCGCGAGCACCTCGCCTCGCGAGCCCGCCATGCGGGCCGTTATGCCCCCTGTCGCCACCTGCAGAACATCCTCGGCATGGTCGACACCGACCTGGGCGCCGCCCTGCTGGTCGAGGCCGTTCTCGACGAGAACGGACAGCCGGCGCCAAGCCTCGCCGACTTGCGGCGGCGCGGCGAGTTCGGGCCGCGCGAGCAACAGGCGCTCGACACCTTCGCCGACTGGGCGCTGACCTCGAACGTGCTGATCAACGACCTCTCCCCCGACAACCTCGTCTGGCACCAGGATGGGCATTTCGTCCTGATCGACGGCATGGGAGACCGCGCCGCCATTCCGGTCCGCTCGCACAGCCAGTGGCTAAACCGTCGCTACAAGCGCAAGAAGATCGAACGGCTGGTGCAGCAAATCGGTCCGGAAGCCGAACCGGCCCGCCGCAAGCATCCGGTCGCGATCGCCATCGCTATCCTGGTGGCGCTGCTCGGCCTGATCGCCACCCAGATCGACCTGCTGCTCGACTAA
- a CDS encoding DUF1614 domain-containing protein translates to MPNPAFLFAALGLIVLFTLIQLGALQLAFGKLGLDPQAGVTLLFVSLMGSLVNVPLFRMSAEGPEQPLPEPIRRILSHSQQPFEGFTTVAVNLGGCLLPMTFSAYLVMHAGAGLFDYLVAVGFVSAVAYVSSRPVPGLGIGMPVLVAPLAAAAAGLMLDPEHSPALAYVGGTVGVLIGADILRLKDVRKLGSPVASIGGAGTFDGIFITGILAVLLA, encoded by the coding sequence ATGCCCAATCCCGCCTTCCTGTTTGCCGCGCTCGGCCTGATCGTCCTGTTCACGCTGATCCAGCTTGGGGCGTTGCAGCTGGCGTTCGGCAAACTGGGGTTGGACCCGCAGGCCGGAGTCACGCTGCTGTTCGTCTCCCTGATGGGCAGCCTGGTCAATGTGCCCCTGTTCCGCATGAGTGCCGAGGGGCCGGAGCAGCCGCTGCCCGAACCCATCCGTCGCATCCTGAGCCACAGCCAGCAGCCGTTCGAGGGCTTCACGACGGTGGCGGTCAACCTGGGCGGTTGTCTGCTGCCGATGACGTTCTCCGCCTATCTGGTCATGCATGCCGGCGCGGGCCTGTTCGACTACCTGGTCGCGGTGGGATTCGTCTCGGCGGTCGCCTATGTTTCCAGCCGACCGGTGCCCGGTCTGGGCATCGGCATGCCGGTGCTGGTCGCCCCGCTGGCGGCGGCTGCGGCAGGGTTGATGCTCGACCCCGAGCACAGCCCGGCGCTGGCCTATGTCGGCGGGACGGTGGGGGTGCTGATCGGTGCGGACATTCTGCGATTGAAGGACGTGCGCAAGCTGGGTTCGCCGGTGGCCTCGATCGGCGGGGCGGGCACCTTCGACGGCATCTTTATCACCGGCATTCTGGCGGTGCTGCTGGCCTGA
- a CDS encoding di-heme oxidoredictase family protein, which translates to MAESLVPDARSVCDAAGGPGHRCRRSLLLGVLLALAPGLAVAERPPVTVDSASSNAFSHPTPGMDDEELARFTRGDADFETPFVSSGNAIRPGLGPVFNASSCEGCHPRDSRGAPPPDPADHRSNLADAESMLLRVSIGNDPRTGPIPVPGMGTQLQHQAVAGAVPEADVEVHWHHRTGQYADGEAYQLRWPTIHLSQPADPDALAEAGLDIDDIRISPRVAPPLHGRGLIEAVPAATLEALADPDDADGDGISGRINRVRDPVTGETRVGRIGLKANNPDLLLQNAGAYHQDMGVTNSVYPEESGGKAASRDAVADDPELGWDSAAGQIDPEAAKRILDEVTFYTQTLAVPSRRFVDNPRVRRGEGLFRQAGCAACHVPQMRTGEHPDGIAVLSDREIEPYSDFLLHDMGEGLADGRGDFLASGREWRTPPLWGIGLTELVTGHRFFLHDGRARGLAEAILWHGGEAEPARERFRRLSAGDREALLAFLRSL; encoded by the coding sequence ATGGCGGAATCGCTTGTTCCCGACGCGAGGTCGGTCTGCGACGCAGCAGGGGGTCCGGGGCACCGCTGTCGCCGTTCCTTGTTGCTGGGTGTGCTGCTGGCACTTGCGCCGGGATTGGCTGTTGCCGAACGGCCGCCGGTGACGGTCGACTCGGCCAGCAGCAATGCGTTCTCCCACCCCACACCGGGGATGGACGACGAGGAGCTGGCCCGGTTCACGCGAGGCGATGCCGATTTCGAGACGCCGTTCGTCAGCAGCGGCAATGCCATCCGCCCCGGCCTCGGGCCGGTATTCAACGCCTCGAGCTGCGAGGGCTGCCACCCGCGCGACTCGCGTGGCGCGCCGCCTCCGGATCCCGCCGATCACCGCAGCAACCTCGCGGATGCCGAGTCGATGCTGCTTCGGGTAAGTATTGGCAACGATCCGCGAACCGGGCCGATTCCCGTGCCGGGCATGGGCACCCAGCTTCAGCACCAGGCGGTTGCCGGCGCCGTCCCCGAGGCCGATGTCGAGGTGCACTGGCATCACCGCACCGGGCAGTACGCCGACGGCGAGGCCTACCAACTGCGTTGGCCGACCATTCACCTTTCGCAGCCGGCCGACCCGGATGCACTCGCCGAGGCGGGGCTCGATATCGACGACATCCGCATCTCGCCGCGCGTGGCCCCGCCGCTGCACGGGCGGGGCCTGATCGAGGCGGTCCCGGCGGCAACCCTCGAAGCCCTGGCAGATCCGGATGATGCCGACGGCGACGGTATCAGCGGGCGTATCAACCGCGTGCGGGACCCGGTGACTGGCGAGACCCGGGTCGGCCGGATCGGTCTCAAGGCCAATAATCCCGATCTGCTGCTGCAGAACGCGGGTGCCTACCACCAGGACATGGGGGTAACCAACTCGGTCTACCCGGAGGAGAGTGGGGGTAAGGCCGCCAGTCGGGATGCCGTTGCCGACGACCCCGAGCTCGGCTGGGACAGTGCCGCCGGACAGATCGACCCCGAGGCAGCGAAACGGATACTCGACGAGGTGACCTTCTACACCCAGACGCTGGCGGTGCCGTCGCGCCGTTTCGTCGACAACCCGCGCGTTCGGCGCGGGGAGGGGCTGTTCCGGCAGGCCGGCTGCGCGGCCTGCCACGTTCCGCAGATGCGTACCGGCGAGCACCCGGACGGCATTGCCGTGCTGTCCGACCGCGAGATCGAGCCGTACTCGGACTTCCTGCTGCACGACATGGGCGAGGGGCTGGCGGATGGCCGCGGTGACTTCCTTGCCAGCGGGCGCGAATGGCGCACGCCGCCGCTATGGGGCATCGGCCTGACGGAGCTGGTCACCGGCCACCGATTCTTTCTGCACGATGGCCGGGCGCGCGGGCTGGCCGAGGCGATCCTGTGGCACGGTGGCGAGGCCGAGCCGGCGCGCGAGCGTTTCCGCCGACTGTCCGCCGGGGACCGCGAGGCACTGCTCGCCTTCCTGCGCAGTCTCTGA
- a CDS encoding imelysin family protein, with translation MSIHVPMHGLVLASAFILVAPVAQAGTTASTAPDTKVVLEHVATDVIARNYRRLAGATDRLADRLAALEREPLPGNVISAREAWRSARAYWETGEAHLFGPVDTDGHDPAMDSWPLDQQELAGLLSGDAAIDAETVAGLDGDLKGFHAIEYLLWHSAVVDGRESAQAAAERLAASPRQRAMLAALGGDLHSHARAMAEAWQGDQGYAVQLARAGTPESRLYPGQKGALQELTEGVDGIADELAAAKLGEPLISGRLDGVESPYSRNTRADMRFNVEGIRNLWFGSLDGIDSGLGLRALASDPSGVDRALLAAEGHLAAIGEVDAKEGRLAFAEAIASDAPAQRARIEAAVAAVRDLQDRLNKALH, from the coding sequence ATGAGCATTCACGTACCCATGCACGGCCTGGTCCTGGCTTCGGCCTTCATCCTTGTCGCCCCGGTCGCCCAAGCGGGCACGACGGCCTCCACCGCGCCGGACACGAAGGTCGTTCTCGAACACGTGGCCACCGACGTCATCGCACGCAACTATCGGCGTTTGGCCGGCGCCACCGATCGGCTCGCCGACCGGCTTGCGGCCCTGGAGAGGGAGCCGCTGCCGGGGAATGTGATTTCCGCCCGCGAGGCATGGCGCAGCGCGCGTGCCTACTGGGAGACGGGCGAGGCGCACCTGTTCGGGCCGGTCGATACCGACGGCCACGACCCGGCGATGGATTCCTGGCCGCTCGACCAGCAGGAGCTCGCGGGCCTGCTGAGCGGCGATGCGGCGATCGATGCCGAAACGGTCGCCGGGCTCGACGGTGACCTGAAGGGCTTCCATGCCATCGAGTACCTGCTCTGGCACAGCGCTGTCGTCGATGGCCGCGAGTCGGCCCAGGCCGCTGCCGAGCGTCTGGCCGCCTCACCGCGCCAGCGGGCGATGCTTGCCGCCCTCGGAGGCGATCTCCACTCGCATGCCCGTGCCATGGCCGAGGCCTGGCAGGGCGATCAGGGTTACGCCGTCCAACTGGCCCGCGCGGGCACCCCGGAATCCCGTCTCTATCCGGGGCAAAAAGGGGCGCTCCAGGAACTGACGGAAGGCGTGGACGGCATCGCCGACGAACTGGCTGCCGCCAAGCTCGGCGAACCGCTTATTTCCGGACGACTGGACGGGGTCGAGTCGCCGTACTCGCGCAACACCCGCGCCGACATGCGCTTCAACGTCGAAGGTATCCGCAACCTGTGGTTTGGCTCGCTCGACGGGATCGATTCCGGTCTCGGCCTGCGGGCACTGGCCTCGGATCCTTCCGGTGTCGACCGCGCCCTGCTGGCCGCCGAAGGGCACTTGGCTGCCATCGGAGAGGTCGACGCTAAGGAGGGACGGCTTGCGTTCGCCGAGGCGATCGCCTCGGACGCCCCGGCGCAGCGTGCTCGCATCGAGGCGGCCGTCGCGGCGGTGCGGGACCTGCAGGACCGACTCAACAAGGCCCTGCACTAG
- a CDS encoding LbtU family siderophore porin → MQQIKPAGRLAVSLPLSLALAAPAIAEKTPSFPRIAVEGLGEIEAYHATPYTGADESDIVLATGALGVEAILNEWLSAEVTTLYEENATPLEIDTASVSVIHPDQVWSLRAGQFYVPFGLFETAMVSDPLTLELGEARETAISAQAGAGGFRVGVYTFNGDADGETRVDNWGATVDYEADLGEVDVLVAGGYLNHLGESDALQEQVAASDEGRGEEVGAWTATTVLDFHGFTLVGEYLAAIDDFAAGQLAFHGVGARPAAWNVEVGYGFHIHGRPAQVALGYQGSEEAVEVGLPRRRALAAFSVDVWRNTTLGFEYAHDHDYDPAEGGTGETAGTFTTQLALSF, encoded by the coding sequence ATGCAGCAGATCAAACCTGCCGGCCGACTGGCTGTTTCCCTGCCTCTCTCGCTGGCGTTGGCCGCACCGGCTATCGCCGAGAAGACCCCATCCTTCCCGAGAATCGCCGTCGAGGGGCTGGGGGAGATCGAGGCGTACCACGCCACGCCCTACACCGGGGCGGACGAAAGCGACATTGTGCTGGCAACCGGGGCACTCGGGGTTGAGGCGATCCTCAACGAGTGGTTGAGCGCCGAGGTCACCACGCTCTACGAGGAAAACGCGACGCCGCTGGAGATCGACACGGCGAGCGTCTCCGTGATCCATCCGGATCAGGTCTGGTCACTGCGTGCCGGCCAGTTTTACGTGCCGTTCGGGCTTTTCGAAACCGCTATGGTGTCCGACCCGCTGACGCTGGAACTGGGCGAGGCGCGCGAAACGGCCATCTCGGCTCAGGCCGGTGCCGGTGGCTTCCGCGTTGGGGTTTACACCTTCAATGGCGATGCGGACGGTGAGACCCGGGTCGACAACTGGGGCGCGACCGTCGATTACGAGGCGGATCTCGGGGAGGTCGACGTGCTGGTCGCCGGCGGCTACCTCAACCACTTGGGTGAATCCGACGCGCTTCAGGAGCAGGTCGCCGCTTCCGACGAGGGCCGGGGCGAGGAGGTCGGCGCCTGGACGGCCACCACGGTGCTCGACTTCCATGGATTCACCCTGGTGGGGGAATACCTGGCCGCGATCGACGACTTCGCCGCGGGGCAGCTCGCCTTTCATGGCGTCGGGGCTCGCCCGGCCGCCTGGAACGTCGAGGTTGGCTACGGCTTTCATATCCATGGCCGGCCGGCCCAGGTCGCACTTGGCTACCAGGGCAGCGAGGAGGCGGTCGAGGTGGGCCTGCCGAGACGCCGGGCCCTGGCGGCTTTCTCGGTGGATGTCTGGCGCAACACCACGCTCGGCTTCGAGTACGCCCACGATCATGACTACGACCCCGCCGAGGGCGGTACCGGCGAGACGGCCGGCACGTTCACCACCCAGCTGGCGCTGTCCTTCTAA
- a CDS encoding metal ABC transporter permease, which translates to MGAEFVMLSLAPILIGVLAAIACALPGNFLVLRRQALIGDAISHVVLPGIVVGFLLSGTVSSWAMMAGAAGSAVVAVVLIELIRRLGRIEPGAAMGVAFTAMFAFGVLLLEQSDTSSVHLDVQHALYGNLESLIWVDARGWGSLLDPAALAELPPELPRIAIVAALMLIFTVVFWRPLKISTFDEGFAQVLGMRTNLIGFGLVIMAAVAAVAAFDAVGSIIVIAMFICPPAAARLMTNRLEHQVLWSVAFAVFSAVVGYVAAGYGPLWLGAEDAVSAAGMIATVAGLVLAIAALYAPSRRGSGVTADR; encoded by the coding sequence ATGGGTGCCGAATTCGTGATGCTTTCCCTGGCGCCGATCCTGATCGGTGTGCTGGCAGCGATTGCCTGCGCGTTGCCGGGCAACTTCCTGGTCTTGCGTCGTCAGGCCCTGATCGGCGATGCCATCAGCCACGTGGTGCTGCCCGGGATCGTGGTCGGCTTCCTGTTGAGCGGCACGGTCAGTTCCTGGGCGATGATGGCTGGAGCGGCCGGATCGGCGGTGGTCGCCGTGGTGCTGATCGAGTTGATCCGGCGGCTTGGCCGGATCGAGCCGGGGGCAGCCATGGGGGTGGCCTTCACCGCGATGTTTGCCTTTGGCGTGCTCTTGCTCGAGCAATCGGATACCTCCTCGGTGCACCTCGACGTCCAGCATGCGCTCTACGGCAACCTCGAGAGCCTGATCTGGGTGGACGCTCGCGGCTGGGGTTCGCTGCTCGATCCGGCCGCGCTGGCCGAGTTGCCTCCGGAGCTGCCCCGCATCGCCATTGTTGCCGCCCTGATGCTGATCTTCACGGTGGTGTTCTGGCGGCCGCTCAAGATCTCGACCTTCGACGAGGGCTTCGCCCAGGTGCTGGGCATGCGCACCAACCTGATCGGCTTCGGTCTTGTGATCATGGCGGCGGTGGCGGCGGTCGCCGCCTTCGATGCGGTTGGTTCGATCATCGTCATCGCCATGTTCATCTGCCCACCTGCCGCCGCCCGCCTGATGACCAACCGCCTCGAGCATCAGGTGCTCTGGTCGGTGGCCTTCGCGGTGTTCTCCGCGGTGGTCGGCTACGTGGCGGCCGGTTATGGACCGCTGTGGCTGGGCGCCGAGGATGCCGTCAGCGCGGCCGGCATGATCGCCACCGTCGCGGGCCTGGTGTTGGCCATCGCCGCGCTCTATGCCCCGTCTCGCCGGGGTAGCGGCGTTACCGCCGATCGCTGA
- a CDS encoding metal ABC transporter permease: MLIDALTLQLGYNATLVAIGAALLGIAAGAAGTFLFLRKRALVSDAISHSTLPGVGLAFLVMAAFGGDGRHLAGLMLGAALTAGAGLLCMHWLTRHTRLAEDAAIGAVLSVFFGFGVVLLTVIQTVSIGRPAGLADFLLGATAGMLFGDAVLIAVAGALAVLAVWALRRPMTLVAFDAGFAAASGIDVRRVDLAMMGLVMAVTIIGLKVVGLVLIVALLIIPPVAARFWSDRSDRVLGIAGVFGGLSGFIGAAISATAPSLPTGPIIVLTAFVLFTLSMLFAPGRGLLVGWLRHRRQQRRIHLRQGLLAIAQDLPIYERYTLNLLVKAGLARPDGVATELGRLRATKACRDESRWAVARRMHSHEATVSRYDGLRPIEAVLTGDEIREIDRQLAEDEEGCA; the protein is encoded by the coding sequence ATGTTGATTGATGCGCTCACCCTGCAACTGGGCTACAACGCCACGCTGGTCGCCATCGGGGCGGCGCTGCTGGGTATTGCCGCCGGGGCGGCCGGTACCTTCCTGTTTCTGCGCAAGCGCGCGCTGGTCTCGGATGCCATCAGCCACTCGACCCTGCCTGGGGTGGGTCTCGCCTTCCTGGTGATGGCGGCTTTCGGTGGTGACGGCCGACATCTGGCCGGCTTGATGCTGGGCGCGGCACTCACCGCGGGTGCGGGGCTGTTGTGCATGCACTGGCTTACACGCCATACGCGGTTGGCTGAGGATGCTGCCATCGGTGCGGTGCTGTCGGTGTTCTTCGGCTTCGGCGTGGTGCTGCTGACCGTGATCCAGACGGTCTCGATCGGCCGGCCGGCGGGGCTGGCGGACTTTCTGCTCGGGGCGACCGCGGGCATGCTCTTCGGCGATGCCGTGCTGATTGCAGTCGCCGGGGCGTTGGCGGTGCTCGCGGTATGGGCGCTGCGCCGTCCGATGACGCTGGTCGCCTTCGATGCCGGTTTCGCCGCGGCCTCGGGCATCGACGTGCGCCGGGTCGACCTCGCCATGATGGGGCTGGTAATGGCCGTGACCATCATCGGCCTGAAGGTGGTCGGGCTGGTGTTGATCGTCGCGCTGTTGATCATCCCGCCGGTGGCCGCTCGCTTCTGGAGCGACCGCAGCGACCGGGTGCTCGGTATCGCCGGTGTGTTCGGTGGCTTGTCGGGTTTCATCGGTGCGGCTATTTCGGCCACGGCACCGTCGCTGCCGACCGGGCCGATCATCGTTCTGACCGCGTTCGTACTGTTCACGCTGTCGATGCTGTTCGCGCCCGGCCGGGGGCTCTTGGTCGGCTGGCTGCGCCATCGCCGTCAGCAGCGGCGCATCCACCTGCGCCAGGGGCTGCTGGCCATCGCCCAGGATCTGCCCATCTACGAGCGGTACACGCTCAATCTGCTGGTCAAGGCCGGTCTTGCCCGGCCCGACGGCGTGGCCACCGAGTTGGGGCGGTTGCGGGCAACCAAGGCCTGCCGTGACGAGTCGCGCTGGGCCGTGGCGCGACGGATGCATTCCCACGAGGCGACCGTGTCGCGCTACGACGGCCTGCGCCCGATCGAGGCGGTGCTGACCGGAGACGAGATTCGCGAGATCGACCGGCAGCTCGCCGAAGACGAGGAGGGCTGCGCGTGA